One Halobacterium zhouii genomic region harbors:
- a CDS encoding helix-turn-helix domain-containing protein: MDNDPRAGLAERIAGEITLSSDPGATLRKWRTDFEVSQTELATELDVSSSVVSDYESGRRESPGIALVSRLVRALLDIDERRGGDHIRQYARVLSAGFDSDVVLDLQEYATTVPLADLYDAIDATEVVAGDRDRVSGHTIIDSIEAITRLRSEDFYRLYGQSTNRVFGFTNVSRGESPLVALRVVNPTPNAVLLHGLSPDELWEHAPALAKRDGFSLAVTTADIEDIRSELHSLA; the protein is encoded by the coding sequence ATGGACAACGACCCGCGCGCCGGCCTCGCTGAGCGCATCGCCGGCGAAATCACGCTCTCCTCGGACCCCGGCGCCACCCTCCGGAAGTGGCGCACGGACTTCGAGGTGTCCCAGACCGAACTCGCGACGGAACTCGACGTCTCCTCGTCTGTCGTCTCGGACTACGAGAGCGGCCGGCGCGAAAGCCCCGGAATCGCGCTGGTCAGCCGCCTCGTCCGCGCGCTCCTCGACATCGACGAACGTCGAGGCGGCGACCACATCCGGCAGTACGCCCGCGTGCTCTCCGCGGGGTTCGACTCGGACGTCGTCCTCGACCTCCAGGAGTACGCCACGACCGTCCCGCTGGCCGACCTCTACGACGCCATCGACGCCACCGAGGTGGTCGCCGGCGACCGCGACCGCGTCAGCGGCCACACCATCATCGACTCAATCGAGGCCATCACGCGCCTCCGCAGCGAGGACTTCTACCGCCTCTACGGCCAGTCCACGAACCGCGTGTTCGGGTTCACGAACGTCTCCCGGGGGGAGAGCCCACTGGTCGCACTCCGCGTCGTCAACCCCACGCCGAACGCCGTCCTCCTGCACGGCCTCTCGCCCGACGAGCTCTGGGAGCACGCGCCCGCGCTCGCGAAACGCGACGGCTTCTCGCTCGCCGTCACCACCGCCGACATCGAAGACATTCGGAGCGAACTCCACTCGCTGGCGTAG